Proteins from one Leptospira bourretii genomic window:
- a CDS encoding hydroxyacylglutathione hydrolase family protein — protein MIEILPIFTNSPLRNYSYLVYSNRTGEAYCIDPLDVKQILNHSQKLGVKIKGILNTHEHGDHTQGNLELKEETKAIVYGHKDAKHKIPGMDQILKEGDLVFSVEEESLAVWDTPGHTFSHLSFVRKNPKTILGIFSGDTLFNAGVGNCFRGGDPNVLYETIQSRFESLPDSCLLYPGHDYWDNNLNFAEHVDPKNVFRDNYKSSLKPFQISEMGDEKNLNPFFRRNTNSVKDRLTELKETFTNDRSIFLTLRKLRDHW, from the coding sequence ATGATAGAAATCCTTCCCATCTTTACAAACTCACCACTCAGAAATTATAGTTACCTCGTTTATTCCAATCGGACAGGTGAGGCATATTGTATCGATCCCCTTGATGTTAAACAGATCCTAAACCATTCACAAAAGTTGGGAGTGAAGATCAAAGGAATCCTGAATACCCACGAACATGGTGACCATACCCAAGGCAATTTAGAATTAAAGGAAGAAACAAAAGCGATTGTCTACGGACATAAAGATGCAAAACACAAAATCCCTGGGATGGATCAAATTCTAAAAGAAGGTGACCTTGTTTTTTCCGTAGAAGAAGAATCATTGGCTGTTTGGGATACACCTGGCCATACATTTTCCCACCTAAGTTTTGTTCGCAAAAACCCCAAAACCATCCTAGGGATTTTTTCCGGAGATACTTTATTTAATGCAGGTGTGGGAAATTGTTTTCGAGGCGGAGACCCAAACGTTTTATATGAGACCATTCAATCTCGTTTTGAATCCCTACCCGATTCTTGTTTGTTATATCCTGGACATGATTATTGGGATAATAATTTAAATTTTGCCGAACATGTGGACCCAAAGAATGTCTTTCGGGACAATTACAAATCTTCCTTAAAACCTTTTCAAATTTCGGAAATGGGTGACGAAAAAAACCTAAACCCATTTTTTAGAAGGAATACAAACTCAGTCAAAGACCGACTAACGGAGCTAAAGGAAACATTCACGAATGATCGTTCCATATTTTTGACACTTCGAAAACTAAGAGATCATTGGTAA
- a CDS encoding LysR family transcriptional regulator: MISPIRDLDDLKTFVLVVQERSFTQVAGRLGLTKAAVAKRIQGLEKLWNTQLFYRNTRKVIPTREADLIFPKVISVIESVKELENSLTNKDELEGILRVTCVSSMAKNFISEIIEKFQEQNPKITIQLIVTDSLLDLMEESIDIGIRVGTEIPSGLVGMELFKNKISIVASPLYLKMRKKILSPKDLETHNLLYLELHKTIQFSGTHLSLSDVTKERYFLSNDAASLVQMGLKGKGVLIRSFWDIEEYIQEGKLIPILTDQPLENFGSVWVIHPSNRTPSRRMMVFRNFLESECSLRFNQ, from the coding sequence ATGATTTCACCCATTCGAGACCTAGATGACCTAAAAACCTTTGTTTTGGTGGTCCAGGAACGTAGTTTTACCCAAGTTGCCGGGCGCTTGGGGTTAACAAAGGCAGCGGTTGCCAAAAGAATCCAGGGTTTAGAAAAACTTTGGAACACTCAGTTGTTTTATCGGAATACAAGAAAGGTGATCCCCACAAGAGAGGCTGACCTAATTTTTCCAAAAGTAATCTCTGTCATTGAGAGTGTGAAAGAACTAGAAAATTCATTAACCAACAAAGATGAGTTAGAGGGAATCCTTAGGGTCACTTGTGTGAGTTCTATGGCAAAGAATTTTATATCCGAAATCATCGAAAAGTTCCAAGAACAAAATCCTAAAATTACCATCCAGCTTATCGTTACAGATAGTTTGCTCGATCTTATGGAAGAGTCGATTGATATTGGAATTCGTGTCGGAACAGAGATTCCATCGGGGCTTGTTGGAATGGAATTATTTAAAAATAAAATTTCAATTGTGGCGAGTCCGTTATATTTGAAAATGAGAAAGAAAATTCTTTCTCCAAAGGATTTAGAAACGCATAATCTTTTGTATTTGGAATTACATAAAACGATTCAATTTTCTGGAACTCATTTGTCTTTGAGTGATGTGACAAAGGAGAGATACTTTTTGTCAAATGATGCTGCAAGCCTTGTGCAAATGGGACTGAAAGGAAAAGGGGTTCTCATTCGTTCCTTTTGGGACATAGAAGAATATATCCAAGAAGGAAAACTGATTCCCATCCTCACCGACCAACCCTTAGAAAACTTTGGAAGTGTCTGGGTGATCCATCCGAGTAACCGGACTCCTTCCAGAAGGATGATGGTCTTTCGTAATTTTTTAGAATCCGAATGTAGTTTGCGATTCAATCAATGA
- a CDS encoding endonuclease gives MKKINFPYFTFFLLCFVSFFLYAQTEEKEEPKELLSKEFDFQKAKRILKRFYKKVGTDFYCGCSFTEDKENFGRLKIDFSSCGLTSRKDNHRQTWIEWEHIVPAHSFGSSRECWTQKNCEANGKPVRGRKCCRATDPEFNRMEADMHNIVPVPGEINADRGTFSYGEIEGEERNYGLCDFEINFKEQTAEPKPNIRGDIARTYFYMEWKYGIPVPENRRKLYESWNQLDPPDTFEIRKNEIIEKIQKVKNPFID, from the coding sequence TTGAAAAAAATCAACTTTCCCTATTTCACTTTTTTTCTCCTTTGTTTTGTCAGTTTTTTTCTCTATGCCCAAACAGAAGAAAAAGAAGAACCAAAAGAATTACTCTCAAAGGAGTTTGATTTTCAAAAAGCCAAACGAATTCTCAAACGTTTTTATAAAAAGGTGGGAACTGACTTCTATTGTGGTTGTTCCTTTACAGAAGATAAAGAAAACTTTGGAAGGCTCAAAATCGATTTTTCATCCTGTGGACTCACAAGCAGAAAAGACAACCATCGCCAAACATGGATTGAGTGGGAGCATATTGTACCTGCTCATAGTTTTGGGAGCAGTCGTGAATGTTGGACCCAGAAAAACTGTGAGGCCAATGGAAAACCAGTGCGGGGAAGAAAATGTTGCAGGGCCACCGATCCTGAATTTAATCGAATGGAAGCGGATATGCACAATATTGTTCCTGTTCCCGGTGAAATCAATGCAGACCGTGGAACCTTCTCGTATGGAGAAATTGAAGGTGAAGAAAGAAACTATGGGTTATGTGATTTTGAAATCAATTTCAAAGAACAAACAGCAGAACCCAAACCAAACATTCGCGGTGATATTGCTCGAACCTATTTTTATATGGAATGGAAATATGGAATTCCTGTTCCAGAAAATAGAAGAAAACTTTATGAATCTTGGAACCAACTGGATCCACCCGATACCTTTGAAATTCGAAAAAATGAAATCATCGAAAAAATCCAGAAGGTTAAAAATCCATTCATTGATTGA
- the lysS gene encoding lysine--tRNA ligase — translation MKDSNELIEQRIQKINDLKAKGINPYPLRFFPNADSKSLIAGFDPNQTEKKSFKLGGRLHAKRVMGKASFAHLKDAEGLIQLYATRDDLGEENYSLFKSLDLGDWIGIEGWLFQTQKGETTLHLTSVQLLAKCIRPLPVVKEKDGVIYDAFSDVEQRYRMRYVDLVVNENVRETFKMRSRIISEIRKFLTNEGFLEVETPMMQPIAGGAAARPFVTHHNTLDMELFLRIAPELYLKRLIVGGMDRVFELNRNFRNEGISTKHNPEFTMMEAYMAFGDMETMLSLTERMIVSVAQSIGKGLKFAYGKDQIDLSAPWKRAKYIDIIKEYSGIDFSKITDLNDAIAQAKSKGVDSSDSVSIWKVCDDVFSSLVEPHLIQPIFITDFPKELSPLAKSGEDDPKYVERFEPYVAGREIGNAFTELNDPFDQRERFEEQVKQREAGDDEAFMMDDDYIRALEYGLPPTGGLGIGIDRLVMLLTDSHSIRDTILFPLMRPE, via the coding sequence ATCAAAGATTCCAACGAACTGATAGAACAACGCATTCAAAAAATTAACGATTTAAAAGCGAAAGGAATCAATCCCTATCCTCTTCGTTTTTTCCCCAATGCCGATTCAAAATCCCTAATCGCCGGATTTGATCCAAACCAAACGGAAAAAAAGTCCTTCAAACTAGGTGGACGTTTGCATGCAAAACGTGTGATGGGAAAGGCAAGTTTTGCTCACTTAAAAGATGCAGAAGGTCTTATCCAATTGTATGCAACTCGTGATGATTTAGGTGAAGAAAACTATTCTCTATTTAAGTCATTAGATTTAGGAGATTGGATTGGAATTGAAGGTTGGTTATTCCAAACACAAAAAGGAGAAACCACCCTTCACTTAACAAGTGTTCAACTTCTTGCAAAATGTATCCGCCCACTTCCTGTTGTCAAAGAAAAAGACGGAGTGATTTATGACGCTTTCTCTGACGTAGAACAAAGATATCGTATGCGTTATGTGGATTTGGTTGTGAACGAAAATGTAAGGGAAACATTTAAAATGCGTTCCCGAATCATTTCTGAAATTCGTAAATTTTTAACCAATGAAGGATTTTTGGAAGTAGAAACTCCAATGATGCAACCGATTGCTGGAGGTGCTGCCGCAAGACCATTTGTCACCCACCACAACACACTCGATATGGAGTTATTTTTACGAATTGCACCAGAGCTCTATTTAAAACGACTGATTGTTGGTGGAATGGATCGAGTGTTTGAACTCAACCGTAACTTTCGTAACGAAGGAATCTCCACAAAACACAATCCAGAATTTACCATGATGGAAGCCTATATGGCTTTTGGTGATATGGAAACTATGTTATCACTCACAGAGAGAATGATTGTTTCTGTTGCACAGTCGATTGGAAAAGGTTTAAAGTTTGCTTATGGAAAAGACCAAATTGATTTATCGGCTCCATGGAAACGTGCAAAATATATTGATATCATTAAAGAATATTCTGGAATTGATTTTAGTAAAATCACTGATCTAAATGATGCCATCGCCCAGGCAAAGTCCAAAGGAGTGGATTCTTCTGATTCCGTTTCTATTTGGAAGGTATGTGATGACGTGTTTAGTTCTCTTGTAGAACCACACCTCATCCAACCAATTTTTATCACTGATTTTCCAAAAGAACTCTCACCTCTTGCAAAATCAGGGGAAGATGATCCCAAATATGTAGAACGATTTGAACCTTACGTGGCAGGTCGGGAAATCGGAAACGCCTTTACTGAGTTAAATGATCCTTTCGACCAAAGAGAAAGGTTTGAAGAACAAGTAAAACAAAGAGAAGCTGGGGACGACGAAGCCTTTATGATGGACGATGATTATATTCGTGCTTTGGAATATGGACTCCCACCTACAGGTGGTCTTGGGATTGGAATTGACAGGCTTGTAATGTTACTCACTGACTCGCACTCCATCCGAGATACCATTCTTTTCCCACTGATGCGACCAGAATAA
- a CDS encoding zinc-binding alcohol dehydrogenase family protein, giving the protein MKAIAAVYDSIEKKSILQILDVQKEPMGPHDVRIEVKAISVNPVDYKVRNSITKENPGPRILGWDGAGVVTELGAKVSTLQLGDEVFYAGDLKRPGSNAEFQVVDEFIVGKKPKTLSFKEAASLPLTTITAYESIFEKLKLDPMTNKTVLVVAGAGGVGSITIQILKQKTNAKVIVTASRKESITWVSSLGADLVVNPNKDYLEQIQTFGLNGVDEALLLSDPKDHFENLAKVLLPFGNICSIVESGSPLNMNLLKSKSNGYLNEFMFTKSMYQTEDRIKQKQLLEEIAELVDKGKIFPTNKLDLGEMTVESLNKAHELLQTGKTIGKIVLGGIKK; this is encoded by the coding sequence ATGAAAGCAATTGCCGCAGTTTATGATTCCATTGAGAAAAAATCCATATTACAAATATTAGATGTTCAGAAAGAACCAATGGGACCCCACGATGTTCGAATTGAAGTCAAAGCGATTTCAGTCAATCCAGTCGATTATAAAGTCAGAAATTCGATCACAAAGGAAAATCCAGGTCCAAGGATTTTAGGATGGGACGGCGCAGGTGTTGTGACGGAACTTGGTGCAAAGGTATCCACTTTGCAATTGGGAGACGAGGTTTTTTATGCAGGTGATCTCAAAAGACCAGGCAGTAATGCTGAATTCCAAGTAGTGGATGAGTTTATAGTAGGAAAAAAACCAAAAACTCTTAGTTTCAAAGAAGCTGCATCCCTTCCTTTAACAACGATTACTGCCTATGAGTCCATTTTTGAGAAATTAAAATTGGATCCAATGACAAATAAAACAGTTCTTGTTGTGGCAGGTGCTGGGGGTGTGGGAAGTATCACCATCCAAATTTTAAAACAAAAAACAAATGCAAAGGTCATTGTGACGGCTTCCCGAAAAGAATCGATTACTTGGGTCAGTTCCCTCGGTGCTGATTTGGTAGTAAATCCAAACAAAGATTACCTGGAGCAAATCCAAACGTTTGGACTCAATGGAGTTGATGAAGCCCTCCTTTTGAGTGATCCGAAAGACCATTTTGAAAATTTGGCAAAGGTTCTCCTCCCCTTTGGAAATATATGTTCGATCGTCGAATCAGGATCTCCCCTCAATATGAACCTTCTCAAATCCAAAAGTAATGGATATTTAAATGAGTTTATGTTTACAAAATCCATGTACCAAACAGAAGACCGAATCAAACAAAAACAACTGTTAGAAGAAATAGCGGAACTTGTGGACAAAGGAAAAATTTTCCCAACAAACAAATTAGATTTGGGAGAGATGACTGTCGAGAGTCTAAACAAAGCACACGAACTATTACAAACAGGAAAAACGATTGGTAAAATTGTACTTGGAGGAATCAAAAAATGA
- a CDS encoding alpha/beta hydrolase, protein MKRTIKYTISGLIFIIILLVAISYYFSSLVLFPKVNCKLDHHVYCQGPVELGLEFEEVQFETVDKLNLVSYWIPAKQNKGSIIMVHGHGGQRNEGLRFAKSLHEAGYNLLLLSLRRNHGGFASMGFHEQKDVEAALTFLKSKGFQKIGIFGFSMGSATSIIAMAEHPEIQAGIFSSGYGSAIDVLVESAKRDFGIPYYPLIPVVKLALNLRGDMDIDSVRPIDHIASISPRPIAIFHCTKDDYVDYHHAEDLFAKAGEPKSLWSPECNRHERLWNFSPKEAETRAVVFFQKYLK, encoded by the coding sequence ATGAAACGAACCATAAAGTACACCATTTCGGGATTGATTTTCATAATCATCTTACTCGTTGCCATTTCCTATTATTTTTCTAGTTTAGTTTTATTTCCGAAAGTCAATTGTAAGTTAGACCATCATGTGTATTGCCAAGGCCCTGTGGAACTTGGTTTGGAATTTGAAGAAGTCCAATTCGAAACAGTGGACAAATTGAACCTTGTTAGTTACTGGATCCCCGCCAAACAAAATAAAGGTTCCATCATCATGGTCCATGGTCACGGGGGGCAAAGGAACGAAGGACTTCGGTTTGCTAAAAGCTTACATGAAGCAGGCTACAATTTACTTTTACTTAGTTTGCGAAGAAATCATGGAGGGTTTGCCTCCATGGGATTTCATGAACAAAAAGATGTAGAGGCAGCACTTACATTCTTAAAATCGAAAGGTTTCCAAAAAATTGGAATTTTTGGATTTTCAATGGGTTCTGCTACCAGTATCATTGCAATGGCAGAACATCCAGAAATCCAAGCTGGTATTTTTAGCAGTGGGTATGGAAGTGCCATTGATGTTCTTGTAGAATCTGCAAAACGCGATTTTGGAATTCCTTATTATCCACTCATTCCTGTCGTCAAACTCGCATTAAATCTCCGTGGTGATATGGACATTGATTCAGTAAGACCGATAGATCATATTGCATCCATTAGCCCAAGACCCATTGCCATCTTCCATTGCACAAAAGATGATTACGTCGACTACCATCATGCAGAAGATTTATTTGCAAAGGCAGGAGAACCTAAATCCCTTTGGTCTCCAGAGTGCAATCGACACGAACGTCTGTGGAATTTTTCTCCAAAAGAAGCAGAAACGAGAGCCGTTGTTTTTTTTCAGAAGTATCTAAAATAA
- the serA gene encoding phosphoglycerate dehydrogenase, whose protein sequence is MVSYPKGKIKVLLLENIHKDAYELFHRDGFDVTLVKDAMEEAELIERIADVHVLGIRSKTNVTIKALENAKKLMTIGCFCIGTNQVELEEAEKRAVPVFNAPYSNTRSVAELVIAEIIMLARKATDQSRDVHLGKWNKIAKGCFEVRGKTLGIIGYGHIGSQVSVLAESMGMKVVFYDIISKLPLGNASSVHTYEELLKQSDFITFHVPETEETKNLFRKEHLNLVKPGAYLLNLSRGKVLEIDALVEGLKSGKLAGAGVDVFPEEPKSNDDPFVSPLQGLPNVILTPHVGGSTEEAQKNIGSEVAEKLLKYVNNGSTTFSVNFPNIELGSLKSGYHRILNIHQNQPGFLRDINSIISDLGGNILTQNLSTSANIGYLSMEIDKNLGDELKDKIKAHKHSIRTRILY, encoded by the coding sequence ATGGTATCTTATCCCAAAGGAAAAATAAAAGTCCTACTCCTGGAAAACATCCACAAGGATGCTTACGAACTTTTCCACCGAGACGGTTTTGACGTCACCCTCGTCAAAGATGCGATGGAAGAAGCGGAACTCATCGAAAGAATAGCAGACGTACATGTTTTAGGCATTCGCAGCAAAACTAATGTTACGATCAAAGCTCTTGAAAATGCTAAAAAATTAATGACCATTGGATGTTTCTGCATTGGGACAAACCAAGTGGAATTAGAAGAAGCAGAAAAACGTGCAGTCCCTGTCTTCAATGCACCTTACAGCAATACAAGATCCGTAGCAGAACTTGTGATCGCAGAGATCATAATGCTCGCACGAAAAGCAACAGACCAGTCTCGAGATGTTCACTTGGGCAAATGGAATAAAATTGCAAAAGGTTGTTTCGAAGTCCGAGGAAAAACACTTGGGATCATTGGTTACGGACATATTGGATCACAAGTATCGGTATTGGCTGAGTCAATGGGAATGAAAGTAGTTTTTTATGATATCATTTCAAAACTGCCACTTGGGAACGCATCCTCTGTCCATACTTACGAAGAACTTCTCAAACAATCTGACTTTATCACCTTCCATGTTCCAGAAACAGAAGAAACAAAGAACCTCTTTCGCAAAGAACACTTAAATCTAGTAAAGCCTGGGGCTTACCTATTAAACCTTTCTCGCGGAAAGGTTTTAGAGATCGATGCTCTTGTTGAAGGTTTGAAGTCTGGAAAACTTGCCGGTGCCGGAGTGGATGTATTTCCAGAAGAACCAAAATCAAATGATGATCCTTTCGTAAGTCCATTACAAGGTTTACCAAACGTCATTCTTACACCGCACGTCGGTGGTTCAACGGAAGAAGCTCAAAAGAACATTGGATCAGAAGTGGCTGAAAAACTTTTGAAGTATGTGAATAATGGTTCTACTACTTTTTCAGTAAACTTTCCTAATATTGAATTAGGTAGTTTGAAATCGGGTTACCATAGAATTCTCAATATCCACCAAAACCAACCAGGTTTTTTACGAGATATCAACTCCATCATATCCGATTTAGGTGGAAATATTCTAACACAAAACTTGAGTACGTCAGCAAACATTGGTTATTTGAGTATGGAAATTGATAAAAACTTGGGTGATGAACTAAAAGACAAAATCAAAGCCCATAAACATTCGATCCGGACTCGAATCCTCTATTAA
- a CDS encoding PIN domain-containing protein yields MILVDTSVWIEFFRGKEPYFSKLVGLVEASEVIAHEVVFGEILQGCKNKSEIEFVLHYWRSLNNILSNGAFIKAGNLSFEKKHFEKGIGIIDSILIYETKQKNLKLWTLDKKILKVLESQYIYPQ; encoded by the coding sequence ATGATTTTAGTTGATACTTCTGTTTGGATTGAATTCTTCCGAGGAAAAGAACCTTACTTTTCAAAATTAGTTGGACTCGTTGAGGCTTCGGAGGTCATCGCACATGAAGTTGTCTTTGGAGAAATTTTACAAGGTTGTAAAAACAAAAGCGAAATTGAGTTTGTTTTACATTACTGGAGAAGCTTAAATAATATTCTATCTAATGGAGCCTTCATTAAAGCTGGAAATTTATCCTTTGAAAAAAAACATTTTGAAAAAGGAATCGGTATTATCGACTCCATTTTAATTTACGAAACGAAACAGAAAAATTTAAAACTTTGGACTCTCGATAAAAAGATATTAAAAGTTCTCGAATCTCAGTATATTTACCCACAATGA
- a CDS encoding MAPEG family protein yields the protein MTIITICLLVSIGQIYLAKGIVAIAMAKEGKGYDNHHPRMQQSKLTGWGARANGAHQNGFEAFSIFSVAILFNLLQEVDFYWLEILAMSFVALRFLYIYLYIADLPKARSTVWTLAFLCTMLIYLLPILP from the coding sequence ATGACGATCATTACTATTTGTTTACTTGTTTCAATCGGCCAAATTTATTTAGCAAAAGGAATTGTTGCCATCGCCATGGCAAAAGAAGGAAAAGGTTACGATAACCATCATCCTAGAATGCAACAATCAAAACTCACTGGTTGGGGTGCTCGTGCAAACGGTGCACATCAAAATGGGTTTGAGGCATTTTCCATTTTTTCTGTCGCCATTTTATTCAATCTTCTCCAGGAAGTTGATTTTTATTGGTTAGAAATTCTTGCGATGAGTTTTGTGGCTTTGCGTTTTTTATATATTTATCTTTATATTGCGGATTTACCGAAAGCTAGGTCAACCGTTTGGACTTTAGCATTTCTTTGTACAATGTTGATCTATTTACTACCGATTCTCCCTTGA
- a CDS encoding SDR family NAD(P)-dependent oxidoreductase: MNTGLKDKKVLVTGSTKGIGFQTALSFTKEGAEVFLHGRSEEDVKVAISKIKAIVPNAKLGGVSADLAIEEGIQKLTKEIPELDVLVNNAGYFEPKPFFEIKREDWKRMYETNVLSGAELTQYYLKGMIQRNYGRIVFVSSESALNIPVEMVHYGMSKTAQLSIARGSAEVCKGTSVTVNSVLPGPTLSEGVEDFIESLAKEKGKSKEEMAKDFIRENRPSSLVGRFAKPEEIANVILFLTSELASMINGASVRADGGVYKSI; this comes from the coding sequence ATGAATACAGGTCTAAAAGACAAAAAAGTTTTGGTGACAGGATCCACAAAAGGGATTGGATTTCAAACCGCACTGAGTTTTACAAAAGAAGGTGCGGAAGTGTTCCTCCACGGTAGGTCGGAAGAAGATGTAAAAGTGGCCATTTCCAAAATCAAAGCAATCGTACCGAATGCAAAGTTAGGTGGGGTATCCGCAGATTTAGCAATAGAGGAAGGTATCCAAAAATTAACAAAAGAAATTCCAGAACTTGATGTACTGGTGAACAATGCAGGATACTTTGAGCCGAAACCTTTTTTTGAAATCAAAAGAGAGGATTGGAAAAGAATGTATGAAACCAATGTCTTAAGTGGTGCCGAACTCACCCAATATTACTTAAAAGGGATGATCCAAAGAAACTACGGCCGCATTGTTTTTGTTTCAAGTGAATCGGCTCTGAACATTCCCGTCGAAATGGTTCACTATGGGATGAGTAAAACCGCACAACTTTCGATTGCGAGAGGAAGTGCCGAAGTTTGTAAGGGAACAAGTGTCACAGTCAATTCGGTTTTGCCTGGCCCTACGCTTTCGGAAGGAGTGGAAGATTTTATCGAGTCCCTGGCAAAGGAAAAGGGAAAATCAAAAGAAGAAATGGCAAAGGACTTCATTCGAGAAAATAGACCCTCATCCTTAGTCGGACGTTTTGCAAAACCTGAGGAAATTGCTAATGTCATCCTCTTCCTTACAAGCGAACTTGCATCAATGATCAACGGTGCCTCCGTTCGAGCTGATGGAGGAGTCTATAAATCGATCTAA
- a CDS encoding dihydrolipoyl dehydrogenase, producing the protein MKEYDIIVIGAGAGTKLVTPPSKIGKKVAVFEKETPGGTCLNRGCIPSKMVIYPSELIRMAEDTEKFPVFFKEKPVADVTKIFKRVNEAVKSDSDSIPIAYEKNPNIDYYPKQVRFIANRILSDGEETYTAKHIFIVTGTRPNIPDIPGLKTTPFWTSREALSPDKFPKSLIIIGAGFISLELGAAYKAYGSEVIGLTRTDILRTADGEIKKELNKHLPFPIESHYQIETVEFKDDLFFVTGVTKEGKKTIHSAERLLVATGIRPNTDDLGLEHTKIKTNVSGYIQVNDHLETTEPGIYAFGDVIGRYFFRHSANFEGEYLFDLLYGKKENQPIQYPPMPEAVFTHPQIASVGFTEEELLQKQIPYYKGVNPYSSSATGMARMSDSGFVKVLVSKETEQVLGAHIIGEEAANLLHQILLGMYLKAKLDDFLGMIYIHPAISEITRNAFRKVKEEKLKGEK; encoded by the coding sequence ATGAAAGAATATGACATCATTGTCATTGGGGCGGGGGCAGGAACCAAACTTGTGACCCCACCTTCCAAGATCGGAAAAAAAGTCGCTGTTTTTGAAAAGGAAACTCCGGGAGGGACTTGTCTCAATCGGGGTTGTATCCCTTCCAAAATGGTGATTTATCCTTCTGAACTCATACGTATGGCAGAGGATACGGAAAAATTCCCTGTATTTTTTAAAGAGAAACCTGTAGCTGATGTCACAAAAATTTTCAAACGAGTGAATGAGGCGGTAAAATCAGATTCCGATTCCATTCCCATCGCTTACGAAAAAAATCCAAATATAGACTATTACCCAAAACAAGTTCGATTCATAGCTAATCGTATCCTTTCCGATGGAGAAGAAACCTATACCGCCAAACATATATTTATTGTTACGGGGACAAGACCCAATATCCCAGATATCCCTGGACTAAAAACAACTCCCTTTTGGACTTCGAGAGAGGCACTGTCCCCGGACAAGTTTCCAAAATCACTCATCATCATTGGTGCCGGATTTATTTCTTTGGAACTGGGTGCCGCTTATAAAGCCTATGGTTCTGAGGTAATCGGACTTACACGAACAGATATTTTGCGAACAGCAGATGGTGAGATCAAAAAAGAATTAAACAAACATTTACCCTTCCCCATCGAATCTCATTATCAAATCGAAACAGTAGAATTCAAAGATGATCTTTTTTTTGTTACAGGAGTTACCAAGGAAGGAAAAAAGACCATTCATTCTGCTGAACGACTCCTAGTGGCCACGGGTATTCGACCAAATACAGATGACCTTGGACTCGAACATACTAAAATCAAAACAAACGTTAGTGGATACATCCAAGTGAATGATCACTTAGAAACCACAGAACCTGGAATTTATGCTTTCGGGGATGTGATCGGTAGGTATTTTTTTCGCCATAGCGCCAATTTTGAAGGGGAATATCTTTTTGACCTTTTGTATGGAAAAAAAGAAAACCAACCCATCCAATACCCTCCCATGCCGGAGGCTGTTTTCACACACCCTCAAATTGCAAGTGTTGGATTCACAGAAGAGGAACTCCTCCAAAAACAAATTCCCTATTACAAAGGTGTAAACCCCTATTCTTCCAGTGCCACTGGGATGGCAAGAATGTCAGATTCCGGATTTGTGAAAGTGCTAGTTTCCAAAGAAACCGAACAGGTGCTTGGTGCTCATATCATAGGTGAGGAAGCAGCAAACCTCCTCCACCAAATCCTACTCGGAATGTATTTAAAAGCCAAACTAGATGATTTTTTGGGAATGATCTATATCCATCCCGCCATTTCGGAGATCACAAGAAATGCTTTTCGAAAAGTAAAAGAAGAAAAACTGAAAGGTGAGAAATGA
- a CDS encoding DUF1499 domain-containing protein, producing MESALSVFFICCMSVLSPLSGVDEGELRGCPPSPNCVSSQSMEYNFVHKVDPIVYTTTRKVAYERMAKYFHESENIWIKEEKEGEYIRVIFFTKVFRFPDRVEIYFPEGKQEAQVRSQSILGLWDIFANRRRVNQFRELLAKE from the coding sequence ATGGAATCTGCACTATCTGTTTTCTTTATTTGTTGTATGAGTGTTCTCAGTCCTCTTTCCGGTGTGGACGAAGGGGAACTTCGAGGATGTCCTCCTTCGCCTAACTGTGTTTCAAGCCAAAGTATGGAATACAATTTTGTTCATAAAGTAGACCCAATTGTTTATACTACAACGCGAAAGGTTGCCTACGAAAGAATGGCAAAGTATTTCCATGAATCTGAAAACATTTGGATTAAGGAAGAAAAGGAAGGGGAATACATTCGTGTGATATTTTTCACAAAGGTTTTTCGATTTCCTGACCGTGTTGAGATTTATTTTCCTGAAGGGAAACAAGAAGCCCAAGTTCGCTCGCAATCCATTTTGGGTCTTTGGGATATTTTTGCCAACAGAAGGAGAGTCAATCAGTTCCGAGAGTTACTCGCAAAAGAATAA